GGCAGCCGGCCGGGAGGCAGGTGGTGTAGGCGATGGGGGCGCCCGGCGCGGCGTCGTCGATCTGCAGGGTGACGCCGTCTGGCAGGGCGAGGCCGAACGGCATGACGACGGCGCCCTCGGCGGCACCGCCGTCGGCGGCATGAAGCTCGATCGCGAGCACGCGCTGGCGGTTCTGCTGGTTCATCTGGGTCTGGGAGAAG
The DNA window shown above is from Pseudoxanthobacter soli DSM 19599 and carries:
- a CDS encoding invasion associated locus B family protein → FSQTQMNQQNRQRVLAIELHAADGGAAEGAVVMPFGLALPDGVTLQIDDAAPGAPIAYTTCLPAGCLVPLSFDAAMVAKLKTAKKLTLNAVAADTKAPIPLTISLNGFAPALARTQKLMQ